The Glycine soja cultivar W05 chromosome 4, ASM419377v2, whole genome shotgun sequence genomic sequence TTCATAGTTCAACACAACGTGACAGGCAAAGGACCATTTGAGAACCTCTTGCAGCACCTCTCTGACCCGTGGCACAACACCATCATCAATACAATTCGTGGCTACTAAGTTTGTATCCAATGACATGGATAAGCCTGTGTCCTTCTCGTGTAATCCTGAATGGATGAATTTTGAGAGTGATTTGGGCGTGATTGTTGTGATCCATCTATTTTCATGTACAGAGGAACTACGAtggttttatattgttatttagaCTGTCCATCAATCAGTAATCAAGCATGATACTTTCtaaaaatttcatcaaaattcTAATACAACATTTCAAAAGTATGTAAAATTTACTTccattttttacaaatttcaaatttacaaCTTAGATCACCAAATCAGATTTCAAAACTCTACCACCAATATACAAGTCAGTCAAAATAGCTGAAATATTTGTATGTGGACGAACTGTAGTCCTACAAGTCTTGTACAATATATGCAGCAAACACATTTGGTGGCTAAAACTAAATCCCATCCCAAATGAACTCCATTCACCTCATAGATGGAGAAGAATAGTGATAAGAGCAATTCTAATATGATGTagataatattaactattatttGAGTAAATTATACAAATGTCCCTGAAGTTTGCATTATTACATCCGATACCCTTCTATGAATCctataaaaaattctttaatttttggaCTTTTGTTACACCGACCCCTCTTAGGCTAAAAAGCATTACACAACTCTCGTTGGGagtaaaaaatggaaaagtaCGAGGTACGTAATAAGAGCAAACCTGAGTGAGTCTGCATAACCTAAtcctatatattatttatactaaGTTCCAGCTATGACCTATGGATCTAGCCCAAGGCCTAAGCCCAATCAGAAAAATAATCACGAGTCCTACATGAATATTCTCACTATTCCCCTGTCTATTTACGACAATTGCTTTTTTGTAACCTATCTATTCTATTTACACATCCCTTTTTCGtgttttttgtaaaacaaaaagtCTAAGTTTTGGAAACTAGTTTTCAAAATGTATTAAATACATTTCGGAAAttaatttccaatttttttaatattttgaaaattaatttccaaaaaagagagaagtagaaaaagatacgtgagtttcttttttttgtgttagaaagtgcttttgttttgtccatttttctctttttcttgaggGAAAATGTAGATGAGGGAAATGAGTTGGAGAAGAGTGGTCATGTCCATCCACGCTCTACTTACTcatgctttacttttcttcttGCTTTCAAGCTTGATCTTCTCCTTCATACCCATGGTGGTCAGTTCTCTCTATCTCTTTCTTCATTCACacactttcttttatttcccaATTTGAAAAAAGTTGAAATTAATCAATAGCTTTTTATGATTTGTCTTTTAAATGATCATATCtagttcatcatttttttcggcaaaacaaaataattaaggaaactGAGAGTACATATGTTGGAATGCAAATGAAATCATGAGAACTAACATGAAATTTCGATGTCCTGACTAGTTTAAGAGCAATAAGATTGACTTGTCTCCTTACAAAACTCATATAAGAGCAATTTgggtttaacaaaaaaatgcataaatccAATCTAGCACAAACTGaagtattttgattaattttggtAATAGGTTTAATCAAACTCAATTTTGAGTCATATACACTCCTATCTTGAAGTTGTGTGGTAGATAAGGCTTGgtgtcaaatttttttttctcccttttgaTTTTCaatgcatgtaatttttttttaatataattttagggGAAAAATGGCATTCATGGAGGGAATATGGGTAgattttttcatgatttaagaAAAGCAACATGCTTACCTTATATGCTATCATTCTGTTGTATTatcaacttattattattttatagttttcttttatttctttggaAACGGGATGGGATATCTTCGTGTTTGAGTTGCTGGTTTTTGCTTTCCTTTTGAgaaattgttgtttttttctaatgtttttgtGCACTCCTATGATGTCCTATTTGGAGCAAAAGTGAAAAGAGAAACTATTTGTTTCATCTAACATCCATCTATTGAAGCAGAATTTCGAAAAATAATTTCTAGAACAATTATTCattaccaaaaataaatttcaaaacttaGTTTTCGGAAagagtatttatagaaaaaaaaaacataaaaaaaaacatagaaggGGTGTATAAGCAAAAATAGGGTGCAAGAGCAATTGCCCTTATTTACCaaagaatttctttttttttccctcctcaaacaaacaaatatgtTAATGAGTGCCTCGGCTCCCTTCATCTTGGGTCTGCGAGAATAGACTTGGGGAATTGCTAGGGGCACCCAGCAACATTGTTGGTGCACCtagcaattttttaaaaacccgAAAATGCTCCTGAacgtttttcttttataagaagctgtatttttttttttatttcatggtTGCTTTCTGCGTTTACTTCATTCTAGTGCTTGTGCTGTGCGATATTTGTCCGTGCTGGTTGTGCTTGTGCTCTGCTTTGGTGTGATATTTGTCAACTAAGGTACATAGCTACTTTTCTGTGGTTGATTGTTTATTTTGGGTAGTAGAATGGTGTAAGTGTTTCAGATTCGACCCAAGAAATTTTCTTCCAACGGTGACATTACTACTGTGGAAGAAAAAAACTTCTTTCGTGGAGTCTCGCGGAAGACGTCTTCCGCGAGACTCCACGGAAGAAGGTTTCTTCCGTTGTTTAAATTACACCTGCGGAAGAAAGCTTCTTCCGTGGAGTCTCGCAGATGATGTCTTCCGCGAGACTCCACAGAAGAAGTTTTTTTCTTCCGCAGTTGACATTAAAACTGCGGAAGACTGCTTCTTCCGTGAGTGCTCACGGAACATGTGTTCCGCGAGACTCCACGGAAGAAGGTTTCTTCCACTGTTGACATTACAACTGCGAAAGACTGCTTCTTCCATGGAGACTCGCGGAAGACATTTTCCGCGAGCACTCACGGAAGAAGCAGTCTTCCGCAGTTGTAATGTCAACTGCGGAAGAAACCTTCTTCCGTGGAGTAATTCGTTTCAtggttttttagttttaagagtattttgaatgttattttggttaattctatttgtaatttatgtgaaacataaaaatatatttgttggttgaagtgttgatttttttgcctaggttgaagtattttttggttaaatgagCTTTGTaggttataattttgaaattatgtaattaaaagttgaatttggttgttgttaaaatattgatgtatatgtagattaaatatttgtgtgagGTTGTCAAATGTTGAATTAGTTTGATATTCAtagtttgtaaatttttttgggttgCTGTATTGTTCAAATTATTTAGTTGAATGTTGAATCAGGTGATAGTTATAGTTTgaattaagatggacgaagatcaatggacatATTACAGTGCGATGTccgaagaagttgatatggattttcaagatgaagaagattgtggtgtgaatgaagcacatgttgattgttcagatgcttttaatacttctcaggtaatcATGTCGATCAGTTTTAATTGTTTGGTCTAATGTATGAtttgtgtaaaaattaatatgtcgtGGTTGTGTCCTAAGTCTTTGCAACCCGAGAAGATGTTTTGAAGTGGGCTCGAAcggttgcccatgaaaatggttTTGTTGCAGTAATTATGAGGTCTGATACATATATtggtagcagaggaagaacttcatttgtgttaattgggtgtgaaaggagcaGTAAGTACAAGtgtaggaagaaagaatttgttagaagagacaCATGCACTagaaaatgtggttgtccctttaAGATTCGTGGAGAACCAGTGCATGGAGGTGAAGGTTGGGCTGTGAAGCTGATATGTGGGATTCACAACCATGAATTGGCGAagaccttagttggacatccatatgctgGGAGATTGACAGATGATGAGAAGAATATcattgctgatatgacgaagtcgaatgtgaaaccaagaaacatccTGCTAACATTGAAGGAGCACAACAACAGAAGTTGCACCATAATCAAACAAatctacaatgcaagaagtgcatatcgttcttcaatcaGAGGAGATGACACTGAAATGCAACACCTAATGAGGCTCCTTGAACGTGaccaatacattcattggcatagattgaaggatgaagatgtGGTGCATGatttgttttggtgtcacccagatgcagttaAGTTATGTAACACATgtcatcttgttttttttatagacagtacttacaaaacaaataggtacaggCTCCCATTGCTTGACATTGTGGGGGTGACACCAACCGGGATGACTTTCTCTGCTGgatttgcatatctggagggtgaGTGCGTGAATAATCTTGTATGGGCATTGGAACGGTTTCGAGgcctttttttaagaaacgatTGCCTTCCTGTTGTTATTGTCACAGACAGAGACCTAGCCCTgatgaatgctgtgaaagttgtgttttcggagtgtacaaatttgttgtgcaggtttcacatagacaagaatgtgaaggcaaagtGCAAATCGCTAATTGGTCAGAAGAATGCCTAGGACTACGTAATGGATAGCTAGGGTAACCTGGTAGATTGTCCTTCGGAACAGGAGTTCCCTAAGCACCTTCAAAGGTTTCAAGTAGCATGTTCCCCGTGGCCAATGTTCGTTGACTACGTATGTGAGACATGGATTGTCCCACACAAGGAGAAATTTATCTTGGCTTGGatgaataaggtgatgcacctaggcaacacaacaacaaataggtatttaaatgttttattattttagtcaagtttcttttaatgattgtttggaacattattgttattaatttgtcttctctgttgtgtgttttaaatgtagggttgaatttGCTCATTGGTCTTTGAAAATGGTATTACAgaatagcgttggagacctctgtagtgtttgggatgcaatgaacaacatgatgacgCTACAACACACTGAAATTAGAGCATCATTCGAAACAAGTACGCATGTCGTTGGTCATGTTTTTaagaaaaccttatacaagaggcttctagGAATGGTGTCAAGGTacgctttaaatgaaatttcgGTTGAGTTTGAGCGCGTACGTCATTTGAAAGACAATCTGTCTTCTTGTGGGTGTGTCTTGAGAACCACGCtaggtcttccttgtgcatgcgAGCTACAAAGGTATGATGGTGGCAGCATCCCACTGGATGCAATCCATATGTACTGGAGGAGACTTAATTTTTCAGACCAGGGGCTATGTGAGGCCGAAGTgagcatcaaggaagagattgATAGAATACATAAAAGATTCGAGGAACTTGATGTTTGCGGGAAAGTTACTCTCAAGAGTAAACTCCGAGAATTCGCGTTTCCCGATGAGACCACTATGTGCTCTCCTCCAACAAAGGTTAAGACGAAAGGTGCCCCGAAAAAGGTAATGAAAAGAAGCGAAAGATcgacaaagcgtgatccgtcttattgggagtatgttgatgcttatcATTCAGTTCAAAACAACAACACCTCAGTCAGACCCAGTGCATCATCAATTTCCGCCATTTATGCAAGGTTTCATTGAGGATGTTGTTGATGTGAAAGCGGATGGTAATTGTGGATATTGGTTAGTTTTCGCTTTGTTAGGTATGGGAGAAGAGTGTTGGGCCATGATGCGTAacgaattgattaaagaacttggcaaatgGTCGCAAGACTACATAAAGATCTTTGGTGGCACGGAGAGATATGAACAACTGAGGTTGTCCCTACACGTGGATGGGTTATCCAAGGTAtgtgttttatgctttttatttatataaataatgtttacatgagtGACACGTgtatttgttttgtgatttaggTTAGTATGGACAaatggatggatataacggatATGGGATATGTAATTGCGTCAAGatataatgtaatccttgtatcgttgtcacGACAACA encodes the following:
- the LOC114409711 gene encoding uncharacterized protein LOC114409711 codes for the protein MFVDYVCETWIVPHKEKFILAWMNKVMHLGNTTTNRVEFAHWSLKMVLQNSVGDLCSVWDAMNNMMTLQHTEIRASFETSTHVVGHVFKKTLYKRLLGMVSRYALNEISVEFERVRHLKDNLSSCGCVLRTTLGLPCACELQRYDGGSIPLDAIHMYWRRLNFSDQGLCEAEVSIKEEIDRIHKRFEELDVCGKVTLKSKLREFAFPDETTMCSPPTKVKTKGAPKKVMKRSERSTKRDPSYWEYVDAYHSVQNNNTSVRPSASSISAIYARFH